The genomic interval CGGTGTGCCGTCTACCGACGTCACCGTGAAGCTTTCTACTTTGCTGTCGCCAACATTCATCTCATTGAACGCACTGTTCGCCACGAACGTCCACGCGCCATTGGCGTCGATGCTGAACGTGCCGTTGGTGCCTTCGATGGTCTTCGCGGTGAAGCTGTTGTCGGTGTTGTCCACATCTTCTGAGGTCAAGGTGCCGCTCAAGGTCAACGCCGCATCGGTTTCATCCGCCACGACCGCTGTGTCGCCTGCGATCGTCGCCGCATCGTTCGTGCCATTGATGGTCACTTTCACGACTTGCGGTGTGCCGTCTACCGACGTCACCGTGAAGCTTTCTACTTTGCTGTCGCCAACATTCATCTCATTGAACGCACTGTTCGCCACGAACGTCCACGCGCCATTGGCGTCGATGCTGAACGTGCCGTTGGTGCCTTCGATGGTCTTCGCGGTGAAGCTGTTGTCGGTGTTGTCCACATCTTCTGAGGTCAAGGTGCCGCTCAAGGTCAACGCCGCATCGGTTTCATCCGCCACGACCGCTGTGTCGCCTGCGATCGTCGCCGCATCGTTCGTGCCATTGATGGTCACTTTCACGACTTGCGGTGTGCCGTCTACCGACGTCACCGTGAAGCTTTCTACTTTGCTGTCGCCAACATTCATCTCATTGAACGCACTGTTCGCCACGAACGTCCACGCGCCATTGGCGTCGATGCTGAACGTGCCGTTGGTGCCTTCGATGGTCTTCGCGGTGAAGCTGTTGTCGGTGTTGTCCACATCTTCTGAGGTCAAGGTGCCGCTCAAGGTCAACGCCGCATCGGTTTCATCCGCCACGACCGCTGTGTCGCCTGCGATCGTCGCCGCATCGTTCGTGCCATTGATGGTCACTTTCACGACTTGCGGTGTGCCGTCTACCGACGTCACCGTGAAGCTTTCTACTTTGCTGTCGCCAACATTCATCTCATTGAACGCACTGTTCGCCACGAACGTCCACGCGCCATTGGCGTCGATGCTGAACGTGCCGTTGGTGCCTTCGATGGTCTTCGCGGTGAAGCTGTTGTCGGTGTTGTCCACATCTTCTGAGGTCAAGGTGCCGCTCAAGGTCAACGCCGCATCGGTTTCATCCGCCACGACCGCTGTGTCGCCTGCGATCGTCGCCGCATCGTTCGTGCCATTGATGGTCACTTTCACGACTTGCGGTGTGCCGTCTACCGACGTCACCGTGAAGCTTTCTACTTTGCTGTCGCCAACATTCATCTCATTGAACGCACTGTTCGCCACGAACGTCCACGCGCCATTGGCGTCGATGCTGAACGTGCCGTTGGTGCCTTCGATGGTCTTCGCGGTGAAGCTGTTGTCGGTGTTGTCCACATCTTCTGAGGTCAAGGTGCCGCTCAAGGTCAACGCCGCATCGGTTTCATCCGCCACGACCGCTGTGTCGCCTGCGATCGTCGCCGCATCGTTCGTGCCATTGATGGTCACTTTCACGACTTGCGGTGTGCCGTCTACCGACGTCACCGTGAAGCTTTCTACTTTGCTGTCGCCAACATTCATCTCATTGAACGCACTGTTCGCCACGAACGTCCACGCGCCATTGGCGTCGATGCTGAACGTGCCGTTGGTGCCTTCGATGGTCTTCGCGGTGAAGCTGTTGTCGGTGTTGTCCACATCTTCTGAGGTCAAGGTGCCGCTCAAGGTCAACGCCGCATCGGTTTCATCCGCCACGACCGCTGTGTCGCCTGCGATCGTCGCCGCATCGTTCGTGCCATTGATGGTCACTTTCACGACTTGCGGTGTGCCGTCTACCGACGTCACCGTGAAGCTTTCTACTTTGCTGTCGCCAACATTCATCTCATTGAACGCACTGTTCGCCACGAACGTCCACGCGCCATTGGCGTCGATGCTGAACGTGCCGTTGGTGCCTTCGATGGTCTTCGCGGTGAAGCTGTTGTCGGTGTTGTCCACATCTTCTGAGGTCAAGGTGCCGCTCAAGGTCAACGCCGCATCGGTTTCATCCGCCACGACCGCTGTGTCGCCTGCGATCGTCGCCGCATCGTTCGTGCCATTGATGGTCACTTTCACGACTTGCGGTGTGCCGTCTACCGACGTCACCGTGAAGCTTTCTACTTTGCTGTCGCCAACATTCATCTCATTGAACGCACTGTTCGCCACGAACGTCCACGCGCCATTGGCGTCGATGCTGAACGTGCCGTTGGTGCCTTCGATGGTCTTCGCGGTGAAGCTGTTGTCGGTGTTGTCCACATCTTCTGAGGTCAAGGTGCCGCTCAAGGTCAACGCCGCATCGGTTTCATCCGCCACGACCGCTGTGTCGCCTGCGATCGTCGCCGCATCGTTCGTGCCATTGATGGTCACTTTCACGACTTGCGGTGTGCCGTCTACCGACGTCACCGTGAAGCTTTCTACTTTGCTGTCGCCAACATTCATCTCATTGAACGCACTGTTCGCCACGAACGTCCACGCGCCATTGGCGTCGATGCTGAACGTGCCGTTGGTGCCTTCGATGGTCTTCGCGGTGAAGCTGTTGTCGGTGTTGTCCACATCTTCTGAGGTCAAGGTGCCGCTCAAGGTCAACGCCGCATCGGTTTCATCCGCCACGACCGCTGTGTCGCCTGCGATCGTCGCCGCATCGTTCGTGCCATTGATGGTCACTTTCACGACTTGCGGTGTGCCGTCTACCGACGTCACCGTGAAGCTTTCTACTTTGCTGTCGCCAACATTCATCTCATTGAACGCACTGTTCGCCACGAACGTCCACGCGCCATTGGCGTCGATGCTGAACGTGCCGTTGGTGCCTTCGATGGTCTTCGCGGTGAAGCTGTTGTCGGTGTTGTCCACATCTTCTGAGGTCAAGGTGCCGCTCAAGGTCAACGCCGCATCGGTTTCATCCGCCACGACCGCTGTGTCGCCTGCGATCGTCGCCGCATCGTTCGTGCCATTGATGGTCACTTTCACGACTTGCGGTGTGCCGTCTACCGACGTCACCGTGAAGCTTTCTACTTTGCTGTCGCCAACATTCATCTCATTGAACGCACTGTTCGCCACGAACGTCCACGCGCCATTGGCGTCGATGCTGAACGTGCCGTTGGTGCCTTCGATGGTCTTCGCGGTGAAGCTGTTGTCGGTGTTGTCCACATCTTCTGAGGTCAAGGTGCCGCTCAAGGTCAACGCCGCATCGGTTTCATCCGCCACGACCGCTGTGTCGCCTGCGATCGTCGCCGCATCGTTCGTGCCATTGATGGTCACTTTCACGACTTGCGGTGTGCCGTCTACCGACGTCACCGTGAAGCTTTCTACTTTGCTGTCGCCAACATTCATCTCATTGAACGCACTGTTCGCCACGAACGTCCACGCGCCATTGGCGTCGATGCTGAACGTGCCGTTGGTGCCTTCGATGGTCTTCGCGGTGAAGCTGTTGTCGGTGTTGTCCACATCTTCTGAGGTCAAGGTGCCGCTCAAGGTCAACGCCGCATCGGTTTCATCCGCCACGACCGCTGTGTCGCCTGCGATCGTCGCCGCATCGTTCGTGCCATTGATGGTCACTTTCACGACTTGCGGTGTGCCGTCTACCGACGTCACCGTGAAGCTTTCTACTTTGCTGTCGCCAACATTCATCTCATTGAACGCACTGTTCGCCACGAACGTCCACGCGCCATTGGCGTCGATGCTGAACGTGCCGTTGGTGCCTTCGATGGTCTTCGCGGTGAAGCTGTTGTCGGTGTTGTCCACATCTTCTGAGGTCAAGGTGCCGCTCAAGGTCAACGCCGCATCGGTTTCATCCGCCACGACCGCTGTGTCGCCTGCGATCGTCGCCGCATCGTTCGTGCCATTGATGGTCACTTTCACGACTTGCGGTGTGCCGTCTACCGACGTCACCGTGAAGCTTTCTACTTTGCTGTCGCCAACATTCATCTCATTGAACGCACTGTTCGCCACGAACGTCCACGCGCCATTGGCGTCGATGCTGAACGTGCCGTTGGTGCCTTCGATGGTCTTCGCGGTGAAGCTGTTGTCGGTGTTGTCCACATCTTCTGAGGTCAAGGTGCCGCTCAAGGTCAACGCCGCATCGGTTTCATCCGCCACGACCGCTGTGTCGCCTGCGATCGTCGCCGCATCGTTCGTGCCATTGATGGTCACTTTCACGACTTGCGGTGTGCCGTCTACCGACGTCACCGTGAAGCTTTCTACTTTGCTGTCGCCAACATTCATCTCATTGAACGCACTGTTCGCCACGAACGTCCACGCGCCATTGGCGTCGATGCTGAACGTGCCGTTGGTGCCTTCGATGGTCTTCGCGGTGAAGCTGTTGTCGGTGTTGTCCACATCTTCTGAGGTCAAGGTGCCGCTCAAGGTCAACGCCGCATCGGTTTCATCCGCCACGACCGCTGTGTCGCCTGCGATCGTCGCCGCATCGTTCGTGCCATTGATGGTCACTTTCACGACTTGCGGTGTGCCGTCTACCGACGTCACCGTGAAGCTTTCTACTTTGCTGTCGCCAACATTCATCTCATTGAACGCACTGTTCGCCACGAACGTCCACGCGCCATTGGCGTCGATGCTGAACGTGCCGTTGGTGCCTTCGATGGTCTTCGCGGTGAAGCTGTTGTCGGTGTTGTCCACATCTTCTGAGGTCAAGGTGCCGCTCAAGGTCAACGCCGCATCGGTTTCATCCGCCACGACCGCTGTGTCGCCTGCGATCGTCGCCGCATCGTTCGTGCCATTGATGGTCACTTTCACGACTTGCGGTGTGCCGTCTACCGACGTCACCGTGAAGCTTTCTACTTTGCTGTCGCCAACATTCATCTCATTGAACGCACTGTTCGCCACGAACGTCCACGCGCCATTGGCGTCGATGCTGAACGTGCCGTTGGTGCCTTCGATGGTCTTCGCGGTGAAGCTGTTGTCGGTGTTGTCCACATCTTCTGAGGTCAAGGTGCCGCTCAAGGTCAACGCCGCATCGGTTTCATCCGCCACGACCGCTGTGTCGCCTGCGATCGTCGCCGCATCGTTCGTGCCATTGATGGTCACTTTCACGACTTGCGGTGTGCCGTCTACCGACGTCACCGTGAAGCTTTCTACTTTGCTGTCGCCAACATTCATCTCATTGAACGCACTGTTCGCACGAACGTCCACGCGCCATTGGCGTCGATGCTGAACGTGCCGTTGGTGCCTTCGATGGTCTTCGCGGTGAAGCTGTTGTCGGTGTTGTCCACATCTTCTGAGGTCAAGGTGCCGCTCAAGGTCAACGCCGCATCGGTTTCATCCGCCACGACCGCTGTGTCGCCTGCGATCGTCGCCGCATCGTTCGTGCCATTGATGGTCACTTTCACGACTTGCGGTGTGCCGTCTACCGACGTCACCGTGAAGCTTTCTACTTTGCTGTCGCCAACATTCATCTCATTGAACGCACTGTTCGCCACGAACGTCCACGCGCCATTGGCGTCGATGCTGAACGTGCCGTTGGTGCCTTCGATGGTCTTCGCGGTGAAGCTGTTGTCGGTGTTGTCCACATCTTCTGAGGTCAAGGTGCCGCTCAAGGTCAACGCCGCATCGGTTTCATCCGCCACGACCGCTGTGTCGCCTGCGATCGTCGCCGCATCGTTCGTGCCATTGATGGTCACTTTCACGACTTGCGGTGTGCCGTCTACCGACGTCACCGTGAAGCTTTCTACTTTGCTGTCGCCAACATTCATCTCATTGAACGCACTGTTCGCCACGAACGTCCACGCGCCATTGGCGTCGATGCTGAACGTGCCGTTGGTGCCTTCGATGGTCTTCGCGGTGAAGCTGTTGTCGGTGTTGTCCACATCTTCTGAGGTCAAGGTGCCGCTCAAGGTCAACGCCGCATCGGTTTCATCCGCCACGACCGCTGTGTCGCCTGCGATCGTCGCCGCATCGTTCGTGCCATTGATGGTCACTTTCACGACTTGCGGTGTGCCGTCTACCGACGTCACCGTGAAGCTTTCTACTTTGCTGTCGCCAACATTCATCTCATTGAACGCACTGTTCGCCACGAACGTCCACGCGCGCATTGGCGTCGATGCTGAACGTGCCGTTGGTGCCTTCGATGGTCTTCGCGGTGAAGCTGTTGTCGGTGTTGTCCACATCTTCTGAGGTCAAGGTGCCGCTCAAGGTCAACGCCGCATCGGTTTCATCCGCCACGACCGCTGTGTCGCCTGCGATCGTCGCCGCATCGTTCGTGCCATTGATGGTCACTTTCACGACTTGCGGTGTGCCGTCTACCGACGTCACCGTGAAGCTTTCTACTTTGCTGTCGCCAACATTCATCTCATTGAACGCACTGTTCGCCACGAACGTCCACGCGCCATTGGCGTCGATGCTGAACGTGCCGTTGGTGCCTTCGATGGTCTTCGCGGTGAAGCTG from Vibrio vulnificus NBRC 15645 = ATCC 27562 carries:
- a CDS encoding VCBS domain-containing protein; this encodes MRAWTFVANSAFNEMNVGDSKVESFTVTSVDGTPQVVKVTINGTNDAATIAGDTAVVADETDAALTLSGTLTSEDVDNTDNSFTAKTIEGTNGTFSIDANGAWTFVANSAFNEMNVGDSKVESFTVTSVDGTPQVVKVTINGTNDAATIAGDTAVVADETDAALTLSGTLTSEDVDNTDNSFTAKTIEGTNGTFSIDANGAWTFVANSAFNEMNVGDSKVESFTVTSVDGTPQVVKVTINGTNDAATIAGDTAVVADETDAALTLSGTLTSEDVDNTDNSFTAKTIEGTNGTFSIDANGAWTFVRTVRSMR
- a CDS encoding VCBS domain-containing protein, with translation MDVRANSAFNEMNVGDSKVESFTVTSVDGTPQVVKVTINGTNDAATIAGDTAVVADETDAALTLSGTLTSEDVDNTDNSFTAKTIEGTNGTFSIDANGAWTFVANSAFNEMNVGDSKVESFTVTSVDGTPQVVKVTINGTNDAATIAGDTAVVADETDAALTLSGTLTSEDVDNTDNSFTAKTIEGTNGTFSIDANGAWTFVANSAFNEMNVGDSKVESFTVTSVDGTPQVVKVTINGTNDAATIAGDTAVVADETDAALTLSGTLTSEDVDNTDNSFTAKTIEGTNGTFSIDANGAWTFVANSAFNEMNVGDSKVESFTVTSVDGTPQVVKVTINGTNDAATIAGDTAVVADETDAALTLSGTLTSEDVDNTDNSFTAKTIEGTNGTFSIDANGAWTFVANSAFNEMNVGDSKVESFTVTSVDGTPQVVKVTINGTNDAATIAGDTAVVADETDAALTLSGTLTSEDVDNTDNSFTAKTIEGTNGTFSIDANGAWTFVANSAFNEMNVGDSKVESFTVTSVDGTPQVVKVTINGTNDAATIAGDTAVVADETDAALTLSGTLTSEDVDNTDNSFTAKTIEGTNGTFSIDANGAWTFVANSAFNEMNVGDSKVESFTVTSVDGTPQVVKVTINGTNDAATIAGDTAVVADETDAALTLSGTLTSEDVDNTDNSFTAKTIEGTNGTFSIDANGAWTFVANSAFNEMNVGDSKVESFTVTSVDGTPQVVKVTINGTNDAATIAGDTAVVADETDAALTLSGTLTSEDVDNTDNSFTAKTIEGTNGTFSIDANGAWTFVANSAFNEMNVGDSKVESFTVTSVDGTPQVVKVTINGTNDAATIAGDTAVVADETDAALTLSGTLTSEDVDNTDNSFTAKTIEGTNGTFSIDANGAWTFVANSAFNEMNVGDSKVESFTVTSVDGTPQVVKVTINGTNDAATIAGDTAVVADETDAALTLSGTLTSEDVDNTDNSFTAKTIEGTNGTFSIDANGAWTFVANSAFNEMNVGDSKVESFTVTSVDGTPQVVKVTINGTNDAATIAGDTAVVADETDAALTLSGTLTSEDVDNTDNSFTAKTIEGTNGTFSIDANGAWTFVANSAFNEMNVGDSKVESFTVTSVDGTPQVVKVTINGTNDAATIAGDTAVVADETDAALTLSGTLTSEDVDNTDNSFTAKTIEGTNGTFSIDANGAWTFVANSAFNEMNVGDSKVESFTVTSVDGTPQVVKVTINGTNDAATIAGDTAVVADETDAALTLSGTLTSEDVDNTDNSFTAKTIEGTNGTFSIDANGAWTFVANSAFNEMNVGDSKVESFTVTSVDGTPQVVKVTINGTNDAATIAGDTAVVADETDAALTLSGTLTSEDVDNTDNSFTAKTIEGTNGTFSIDANGAWTFVANSAFNEMNVGDSKVESFTVTSVDGTPQVVKVTINGTNDAATIAGDTAVVADETDAALTLSGTLTSEDVDNTDNSFTAKTIEGTNGTFSIDANGAWTFVANSAFNEMNVGDSKVESFTVTSVDGTPQVVKVTINGTNDAATIAGDTAVVADETDAALTLSGTLTSEDVDNTDNSFTAKTIEGTNGTFSIDANGAWTFVANSAFNEMNVGDSKVESFTVTSVDGTPQVVKVTINGTNDAATIAGDTAVVADETDAALTLSGTLTSEDVDNTDNSFTAKTIEGTNGTFSIDANGAWTFVANSAFNEMNVGDSKVESFTVTSVDGTPQVVKVTINGTNDAATIAGDTAVVADETDAALTLSGTLTSEDVDNTDNSFTAKTIEGTNGTFSIDANGAWTFVANSAFNEMNVGDSKVESFTVTSVDGTPQVVKVTINGTNDAATIAGDTAVVADETDAALTLSGTLTSEDVDNTDNSFTAKTIEGTNGTFSIDANGAWTFVANSAFNEMNVGDSKVESFTVTSVDGTPQVVKVTINGTNDAATIAGDTAVVADETDAALTLSGTLTSEDVDNTDNSFTAKTIEGTNGTFSIDANGAWTFVANSAFNEMNVGDSKVESFTVTSVDGTPQVVKVTINGTNDAATIAGDTAVVADETDAALTLSGTLTSEDVDNTDNSFTAKTIEGTNGTFSIDANGAWTFVANSAFNEMNVGDSKVESFTVTSVDGTPQVVKVTINGTNDAATIAGDTAVVADETDAALTLSGTLTSEDVDNTDNSFTAKTIEGTNGTFSIDANGAWTFVANSAFNEMNVGDSKVESFTVTSVDGTPQVVKVTINGTNDAATIAGDTAVVADETDAALTLSGTLTSEDVDNTDNSFTAKTIEGTNGTFSIDANGAWTFVANSAFNEMNVGDSKVESFTVTSVDGTPQVVKVTINGTNDAATIAGDTAVVADETDAALTLSGTLTSEDVDNTDNSFTAKTIEGTNGTFSIDANGAWTFVANSAFNEMNVGDSKVESFTVTSVDGTPQVVKVTINGTNDAATIAGDTAVVADETDAALTLSGTLTSEDVDNTDNSFTAKTIEGTNGTFSIDANGAWTFVANSAFNEMNVGDSKVESFTVTSVDGTPQVVKVTINGTNDAATIAGDTAVVADETDAALTLSGTLTSEDVDNTDNSFTAKTIEGTNGTFSIDANGAWTFVANSAFNEMNVGDSKVESFTVTSVDGTPQVVKVTINGTNDAATIAGDTAVVADETDAALTLSGTLTSEDVDNTDNSFTAKTIEGTNGTFSIDANGAWTFVANSAFNEMNVGDSKVESFTVTSVDGTPQVVKVTINGTNDAATIAGDTAVVADETDAALTLSGTLTSEDVDNTDNSFTAKTIEGTNGTFSIDANGAWTFVANSAFNEMNVGDSKVESFTVTSVDGTPQVVKVTINGTNDAPMVELANQVPISTLEDNSVFLEWSSFGISDVDSPESSLGLEITSLPSDGLLEYLGSDGSWYSVSVGQTIEKSQFDSNAVRFTPDENESGYDGHSTDGVGDQKQDYAEIGFKPSDGLNTGEEATIAINVTPVADTPVIYTSTSGIQLPSQDFNVSTWSGVDLGSNGNGVNAQLLITTIDSLDRDDATSSTMSNVEDTASNATPKDNAVLVTG